Below is a window of Acidimicrobiales bacterium DNA.
TTGCCCGCCGCTGAGGCCCGCCAGTTGTGGGAGGCGAACCGGCCCAGGCGGTCCCCGACGGCTTCGGCCACCTCGATGATCGACTGCTCGGGCATCCCGCACACGCGGGCGGCCTCGGCGGGGGTGTAGTCGGCGTAGAGATCGAGAAACGCCTGCTCGACGTTCTCGAAGACGGGCTCGAGGTCCGGGCGGGTGGTCTCCAGCCAGGTCTCCCAGTTCACCCAGCGACGGAAGAACTCCCGGTCCCAGGTGCCGTTCACGACGAGCAGCCGGGCGATGGCCAACAGCATGAACGCCTCGGTACCCGGCCACGGTGAAAGCCACCAGTCGGCCACGGAGGCGGTGTTCGACAGCCGCGGGTCGACGCAGACGATCTTCGCGCCGCGCTTGCGGCCCTCGAGGATCCGCTGCGCATGTGGGTTGAAATAGTGCCCGGCCTCGAGGTGCGACGAGATCAGGAAGATCATGTCGGCGTTGGCGTAGTCCGCGGATGGGCGGTCGAAGCCCATCCACGACGCGTACCCGACGCGCGCTCCCGACGAGCAGATGTTGGTGTGGCTGTTGTGGGCGTCGACGCCCCACGCGTGCAGGACGCGCTCCATGTAGCTGTCGTCACCCGGTCGCCCGACGTGGTACATGATCTCGTCGTGGCGTCCCTCGGTGAACGCCGTGTTGAGCCGGCCGCCGATCTCGGCGAGGGCGGTCTCCCACGAGATCGGTTCCCACTGCCCGCCGCCACGTTCGCCGACGCGCTTCATCGGGTGCAGGATCCGTTCGGGGTCCTGCACCTGGTTGAGAGTGGCCGGGCCCTTCGCGCAGTTGCGTCCCCGGCTGGCGGGATGCAGGGGGTTGCCTTCGAACTTGGTGATCTCGCCGCTGTCGTTGTCGACGTAGGCGAGCAGTCCGCAGTTTGCCTCGCAGTTGAAACAGGTGGTCGGTACGAGCGAGTAGTCGCGTTCGACCCGGTCGGGCCAGGCCTTTGCGTCGAGCTCGGTCCAACGACCCCACTTCTCGAACGGCGGGTAGTTCGACAGGCCCTCGTTCGGCTCGGTGGTCGTCACGGTCGGGTCCTTCCGGGTCGGTTCCGGTGTCGGGCGGCGGATCTCGGTGCCGGGCGGTTCACGGCTCTGGACGGGGTCACGAGAGCGGGACCGACTGGCCGGCACGGATGAAGGCGTCCTCGTATGCGGCCATTCCGACGACGGCGGCGATGCCGGCGATCGCGGGCAGCGTCGGCCCGTCCACCTCGGCTGCGAGGGCGATGCCGGTGAGCACGGCGGGCGCGATCATCCCGATCCCGACGCCGCCCACCCAGAACTGTCCGGCCCAGCGGCCCTTCGTCATCGCCGCCGTCGCGAGTTCGACGTGGCGCGACCCGTGCGAGGTGATCTCCATCAGCGTGAGGGCTAGCGAGCCGAGCAGGCCGCCGAGCAGTGCCCAGCGCACCGCCGTCGGTTCGGGAACGGCGGCGAACCAGTCGGTCACGGCGAACACCGCGCCCCCGGCCGTGACGGCCTGGGCCAGCAGGATCGGCAACAGCAGTGGTGTCTGCCACAGGTCTCGCCCCTCGCACTGCGCGAAGAGGAACGCCGTATAGCCGGCTGTGGCTGCGGCGAGCAGCGCTGCGGGGACGGCGACACCTTCGATCAGCCCGGGCGAGTCGGTCACGCCGCCGATGAACCAGAGTCCGGTGACGGCTGCGAACGCTCCCAGGATCCACGCCCCGCGCACGAGCCAGCTCTGCGTGTTCGATCTGGTGAGGATGTAGAGGAAGCGCCGGGGTTGTTTGAGGTCGGCGACGAGAAGGAACCCGGTCAGGGCGGTGAAGGCGCCCGCGACCACCGC
It encodes the following:
- a CDS encoding molybdopterin-dependent oxidoreductase, giving the protein MTTTEPNEGLSNYPPFEKWGRWTELDAKAWPDRVERDYSLVPTTCFNCEANCGLLAYVDNDSGEITKFEGNPLHPASRGRNCAKGPATLNQVQDPERILHPMKRVGERGGGQWEPISWETALAEIGGRLNTAFTEGRHDEIMYHVGRPGDDSYMERVLHAWGVDAHNSHTNICSSGARVGYASWMGFDRPSADYANADMIFLISSHLEAGHYFNPHAQRILEGRKRGAKIVCVDPRLSNTASVADWWLSPWPGTEAFMLLAIARLLVVNGTWDREFFRRWVNWETWLETTRPDLEPVFENVEQAFLDLYADYTPAEAARVCGMPEQSIIEVAEAVGDRLGRFASHNWRASAAGNLGGWQTSRCLQLLVVLTGSVGTKGGTSPNGWDKFIPHHPLNPEPQGRWNDLTWPIEYPLAHHEMSILLPYFLKQGRGRIDTYFSRVYNPVWTNPDGFSWVDVLTDTDLVGCHVALTPTWSETAWFADYVLPMGLSAERHDVASYETHAGRWIGFRQPVMRRYAEQHGRVTERTHETNPGEVWEENEFWIDLSWRIDPDGALGIRKWFESPGDPTRPISIDEYYSLMFENSIPGLPEAAEA